The sequence below is a genomic window from Chryseobacterium foetidum.
CCAGTGCAATTTGTTGAACGCATCAAAAATCTTCATCTGTTCCGGAGTGATTTCCGGCATCGGCATGTAGTGTAGGAACTTGTCTAAGCCGGCGTTGACAAACATAAGCCCGAAAAGCAGGCAGATAATAAATTTTACGATTTTCATGATTGATCATTTTAATCAAATTTAAACAAAATTTTAATCCAAAAATTCATAACAAAACTCATATTTTAATTTTTATTATTTTTAATTATTCTAATTAAATTTGTGGTAGATTTCACAGAAAAGAAAATGCCATCAGAAACTAATCTACCTTTTTTCAAAAACGAAAACATCTCCGTAAACATTGGTGGATTAGATAATGAATACCAAATCGAAACCGAAAACTGCTTCAATCTTGTGTTTTTTCTGAGCTCCAATATAAGTCTTGAAGCAGATGATATTCATTCTGAAATTTCGATTAAAAAAAATTCTTATATTCTTCATTACAGTTTCTCTAAAAAAACCGCGAAACTGATTTCAACAAGCAGTTCTGCAATGGAATTTCTACATATTCAGTTTGAATATTCCTATATTTCAAATCTTTTGGATCCTCAAGAAAGTAAAGAAAACAAAAGTATTTTGGACAGGATGATTAAAAATCAGTTTATATTATTAAATCATTCAGAACCTCCAAAAATCACTGTTGAAATGCACATGATTATTAAGGAAATCACAGAAAGTTCTAAGAAAGGGGTTTTACAGAAACTCTTAATTGAAGCCAAAATTATAAAACTTCTCATGCTTATTTTTGAGCAATTCAGCGAATATAAAAACATTCCTACTACTGAAAATACTGCTCAGATAACAAAAAGTTTTATTGATAAATATTACGCACAGCAGATCAGCACACTTGATATTGCACTACAATTGGGTTTAAATGAAACTAAAATAAGGTCTGAATTTAAATCTGAATATAAACTTACAATTTCAGAATACATCAATGAACTCAGAATGTTGAAAGCCAGAAAAATGATTGTTAACAGAGAATTTCTCATTAAAGAAATAGCATCGGAATGCGGCTATGAGTACGTACCCAATTTCAGCCGTGCATTTAAAAAGAAATATGGAATTTCACCTGATAAACTGAGGAATATTTAAATAAAAAGAAAAACCACCGTAAAAAACAGTGGTTTTAAATATATGTTGTTTTGCTTTGATAGTCCTTTCTCCGAATTCAGGGGAAAAAGAACTGACAATCAATTAATGATGTCCGTGACTTCCGTGGCTATCGTGAACAAAAGGACCGTGACCTTTAGGTGAGTTGTAAACAACTTCTACACCTTCCTGCTCATAAAGCATTTTGCTTCTGATTTTCTCAGGGTCGAAAGGCTTTACTTTTCCGAAATATTCTTTCAAACCTTCAGTTAACCAAAGGGGAATAATAAAACCGAAAAACATTATAATACACCAAAACCCGACAAGCAACATACAAACGAAGTAAACTGTCCAGATGAATTGGTAAAACGGCCAAAATGCTGATAACATCATGATTCTTTTCTTAAAGATTTACGCAAAAATAGAACATTTTTACCTCTTAGGCAAAACATGAAAGCTGATTTTTGCTATTTATTTTAAATTTAAACTAATTAATGTGCCAAATCTGCGAAGAAGTCATTGCCTTTATCGTCAGTTATGATGAACGCAGGGAAGTCTTTCACCTCAATTTTTCTTACTGCTTCCATTCCTAATTCCGGGAAATCAACAACCTCAACAGACAAAATATTGTCTTTCGCCAAAATTGCAGCCGGTCCGCCGATTGAACCGATGTAGAAACCGCCGTATTTATTACAAGCATTGGTTACATCAGCAGTTCTGTTTCCTTTTGCCAACATCACCATACTTCCTCCGTGACTCTGGAATTCGTCTACGTAAACATCCATTCTTCCCGCAGTTGTCGGTCCGAAACTTCCTGAAGCCATTCCTTCCGGTGTTTTCGCAGGACCCGCGTAGTAAATTGGGTGGTTTTTGAAGTATTCAGGCATCGGCTTTCCTGCATCCAATAATTCTTTGATTTTTGCATGAGCAATATCTCTGGCAACAATTAAAGTTCCGTTTAATTTTAATCTTGTTTTGATAGGATATTTTGAAAGTTCAGCTAAAATTTCAGGCATTGGCTTGTTCAGATCGATTTCTACGGCTTCTTCCAAATGTGGCGGCGTTGCAGGTAAAAATCTTTTCGGATCCTGCTCCAATTGCTCTAAGAAAATTCCGTCTTTGGTAATTTTCCCTTTGATATTTCTGTCTGCTGAACAGGAAACTCCCATTCCTACCGGACAAGAAGCTGCGTGACGAGGCAATCTGATTACTCTCACGTCGTGCGTTAAATATTTTCCGCCAAACTGAGCACCAATAGCACTTTCCTGACAGATTTTCTGAACTTTTGCTTCCCACTCCAAATCTCTGAATGCCTGTCCGGCCTCATTTCCTTCTGTCGGAAGATTGTCATAATATTTTGCAGAAGCTTTTTTCACTGCAGCCAAATTCGCTTCAGCTGAAGTTCCACCAATTACCAAAGCCAGGTGATAAGGCGGGCAGGCAGCTGTTCCCAAATCTGAAATTCTTTCTTTCACAAAAGCTTCCAAAGACTTTTCGTTCAATAAAGATTTCGTTTTCTGATAAAGGAAAGTTTTGTTGGCAGAACCTCCACCTTTCGTCAGGAATAAAAATTCGTAGTAATTTCCTTTTTTAGCATAGATATCAATCTGCGCCGGAAGATTGGAACCTGAATTTTTCTCATCAAACATCGTTAGAGGAACAACCTGAGAATATCTTAGGTTTCTTTTTTGGTAAGTATTGTAAATTCCTTTGCTTAAATATTCGCCGTCTTCAACGCCAGTGTACACATTTTCACCTTTTTTTCCCATCACGATCGCCGTTCCGGTATCTTGGCAAGAAGGTAAAGCACCTTCCACAGCAACTGCTGCATTTTGAAGTAAGTTGTAAGCAACAAATCTGTCGTTATCGGTTGCTTCAGGATCATCAATAATTCTTCTTAAACTTTCCAAATGTGAAGAACGAAGCATGAAAGAAACATCTGCCATAGCTTCTTCAGCAAGAAGTTCCAGACCTTTCGGGTCGATGGTTAAAATTTCTCTTTCGCCATGCTGCTCCACTTTCACATAGTCTGAAGTCAATTTTTTATAAACCGTATCATCTTTCAAAATTGGATACGGATCCTGATATCTAAAATCCATTTACTTTCTATTTTCGGTGCAAAAATAAAACATCGTGAAAAAAGCATGAGTAAAATCAATGATTTAGATACGTATTTATAATGATTATAAATTGCGGGGTTGTTTTACATTGTTTAACTTTATAGAAACTTTAAAGTCACAAAAGTTTTTGATGCTGTTTATTTAAGTTTAATAAAGATCTTGTATAAGATCACAATAGTTTTAAAAATCTAAGATTTTTACTTTGCGAACTTTAAATTTTATTATTACATCTTTAAATTAAAGCACTAGCCTTTTGTAGTTAACTAAATTTTTCAATCACAATGAATTACAGAATAGAAAAAGACACCATGGGTGAAGTGCAGGTTCCTGCAGACAAATTTTGGGGCGCACAGACAGAACGTTCAAGAAACAATTTCAAAATCGGCCCCGAAGGTTCAATGCCTCATGAAATTATCGAAGCATTTGCTTATTTAAAAAAAGCTGCGGCATTTACGAACACCGACTTGGGAGTTCTTCCCGCAGAAAAAAGAGATATGATCGGCAAGGTTTGCGACGAAATTTTAGAGGGCAAATTGAATGATCAGTTTCCTTTGGTCATCTGGCAAACAGGCTCGGGAACACAGTCAAATATGAATGTGAATGAAGTGATTGCCAACCGTTCTCACTTTAATGCTGGCGGAAACTTAGGCGACAAAACTGAAGTTCACCCTAATGACGATGTGAATAAATCTCAGTCGTCCAACGACACCTATCCAACCGCGATGCACATCGCTGCTTACAAAAAAGTAGTTGAAGTTACAATTCCTGCAGTTGAGAAACTAAAAAATACGTTGAACGAAAAAGCAGTTCAGTTTAAAGACATTGTAAAAATCGGGAGAACGCATTTGATGGATGCTACGCCACTGACTTTAGGTCAGGAGTTTTCAGGATATGTTGCCCAGTTGAACTACGGAATTAAAGCTTTAAAAAACACATTACCCCATCTTTCTGAGTTGGCTTTGGGCGGAACAGCTGTGGGAACAGGTTTAAATACACCCCAAGGCTATGATGTGAAAGTAGCTGAATATATTGCAAAATTCACCAATCTCCCTTTTGTAACGGCAGAAAATAAATTTGAAGCTTTGGCTGCTCATGATGCAATCGTAGAATCTCACGGCGCGTTGAAGCAATTGGCGGTTTCTTTATAC
It includes:
- a CDS encoding helix-turn-helix transcriptional regulator; the protein is MPSETNLPFFKNENISVNIGGLDNEYQIETENCFNLVFFLSSNISLEADDIHSEISIKKNSYILHYSFSKKTAKLISTSSSAMEFLHIQFEYSYISNLLDPQESKENKSILDRMIKNQFILLNHSEPPKITVEMHMIIKEITESSKKGVLQKLLIEAKIIKLLMLIFEQFSEYKNIPTTENTAQITKSFIDKYYAQQISTLDIALQLGLNETKIRSEFKSEYKLTISEYINELRMLKARKMIVNREFLIKEIASECGYEYVPNFSRAFKKKYGISPDKLRNI
- a CDS encoding fumarate hydratase yields the protein MDFRYQDPYPILKDDTVYKKLTSDYVKVEQHGEREILTIDPKGLELLAEEAMADVSFMLRSSHLESLRRIIDDPEATDNDRFVAYNLLQNAAVAVEGALPSCQDTGTAIVMGKKGENVYTGVEDGEYLSKGIYNTYQKRNLRYSQVVPLTMFDEKNSGSNLPAQIDIYAKKGNYYEFLFLTKGGGSANKTFLYQKTKSLLNEKSLEAFVKERISDLGTAACPPYHLALVIGGTSAEANLAAVKKASAKYYDNLPTEGNEAGQAFRDLEWEAKVQKICQESAIGAQFGGKYLTHDVRVIRLPRHAASCPVGMGVSCSADRNIKGKITKDGIFLEQLEQDPKRFLPATPPHLEEAVEIDLNKPMPEILAELSKYPIKTRLKLNGTLIVARDIAHAKIKELLDAGKPMPEYFKNHPIYYAGPAKTPEGMASGSFGPTTAGRMDVYVDEFQSHGGSMVMLAKGNRTADVTNACNKYGGFYIGSIGGPAAILAKDNILSVEVVDFPELGMEAVRKIEVKDFPAFIITDDKGNDFFADLAH
- the fumC gene encoding class II fumarate hydratase gives rise to the protein MNYRIEKDTMGEVQVPADKFWGAQTERSRNNFKIGPEGSMPHEIIEAFAYLKKAAAFTNTDLGVLPAEKRDMIGKVCDEILEGKLNDQFPLVIWQTGSGTQSNMNVNEVIANRSHFNAGGNLGDKTEVHPNDDVNKSQSSNDTYPTAMHIAAYKKVVEVTIPAVEKLKNTLNEKAVQFKDIVKIGRTHLMDATPLTLGQEFSGYVAQLNYGIKALKNTLPHLSELALGGTAVGTGLNTPQGYDVKVAEYIAKFTNLPFVTAENKFEALAAHDAIVESHGALKQLAVSLYKIAQDIRLMASGPRSGIGEIHIPENEPGSSIMPGKVNPTQNEALTMVCAQVLGNDTTISFAGTQGNYELNVFKPVMAYNFLQSAQLIADACISFNDHCAVGIEPNHERIKELVDKSLMLVTALNTHIGYENAAKIAKTAHKNGTTLKEEAINLGFVTSEQFDEWVKPEDMVGSLK